ACTTTGACTAGTTAACCTAAATGTCTGATATGTTCGActtttttattcctctttgcCCCCGGGTACTCCTCAGCTGCAGTGATTTGTGGTGGTCAGACAGAGTGACATGGTCCAGATGTACCTGTCATATATCTGACCTCTTAATTATGCCCCTGTTAGTCCAGCAGCCCCACTGCTCATTGAAGGAGATCCTTTAGAAGTTTACCATCAAGGAGTTGGGGCCTCAGTAAAGGCTGTAAAAGTGTTCTCAATTACACTGGACTTTGACTGCGCAGTGTATGTAGTTGATTGACTCAAATCTGTAGGGTGAGCTGTGTTGATTTCTTGGCCTGTGttttctatatatatttttttcaaatatgtGTCCTGTTACTGCATGTTTGGGCAGCTGCCGGTTTGCAGAATTTTGTTACCATTGAAAAATGGTCCCTCGCTCATTTCTGATTCATAATAAGACTGTGCCATGCCACTTATGGCATGAATGGTCTATTTTCTCTAGGAATTATTTCCAAGAAGATCAAAAACTTTATGTGTGTGATAGGCAAGTCGTTCTCTGCATAACATATGTAACACACAATATCTCTATTGTAGCCTGGAGTTACATCAATATTTGATTGCAACATTTAGTGACTTAACATTTCATCCTCTTTTGACAGATTCAGTGTTACATAAACTGCTTACATGTTGATAcactttgtattttattcttgtgtgttttgtcaatGGAAAGCAGggaaggaaacacaaaaaaatgtttgtacagAGGGAGGATGATCCTAACGTGATCAGCCACTAACCtgctaaatatttattttgcttgAAATACAAACATCAATGGCTGACTGTTCAACCTGACTTAGATGTACCAGTGTTAGGCTAGTACCTACACTCATTCTTACAAGTCGTACAAGTATCTCATGGGCCTAATTGAACAAAACTGACCCAAGAGCCAAAAGAGCAAGTTTAGAGTGGAGGAAGGCGCCCAATGGCTGGTGGGTGAGATGTGTGACTTAAGGATTATTATAAACATGCTGTGTCATTAATCTTGTGACATGGGTCAAGTGTGACCCAGCTGCTCAGTCTCAAAAGCTGAATTTTCTACATGCTGTTTCATGCAGCAAAGCCTATGACTGTCTCTGCCACAAAGATCTCCTGTTCAGTGATGATTATTTATTCTGCCCATGGCCCATTTGTATGAATAGTTTCTTTGTTCTCGTGGGTATGTCTTACTCTGTGCTTCAAGTCCCTAGTGTTGTCCTCCTATCCTAAGCAACGCCTCCTAGTCCCACAGGGTGGAATAATGTTGACACTTGTTGGTTCAATGGTGTCATTGATTCAGGGAGACTGACCAGATGCATGAGTTCAGTTCTCATTTAAAGACACAGTCAGGAATTGATTTAGCTGTGGAGATTTCTTATTGTGAAACTGAAGATATCATGGCAAAAgtatgcaaaaaaacaaacacatcacattgTGTCTTTAAGGAGAAAAGCTCTCAGAGTCTCTCATTGTTGGCTGTGGTCATGGGAGTAAGGAAATCTGTAAAGGAATGAATGTTTTCACATAATCGCACACAAACAAGCTGCTGTTTAGAAATGTCCACATAGGTTCAAATGGAAAGTTCAGACCAAATTTGGACTTGCTGCATTATTAGCCTAGCAAGTGGTTAGTAAAGTGCCTCTCCTTCTTTTGCACATACATATTTTGTttagcatgaaaacatttcaaattcagATGATTGTTTTAAGTAGTATTTTGTCAACCTTGTTTTTGTTACCTATATAATGTCTTGCATTGTTATTCCCTTCTTATCTGACCACCAGAAGTAGGAACCACTTCTCAGAATTCTTCTGTGGTGAACAAGGGAGCAAATGACACAGGGCCTTCACCCCCTGAACAGAATGCAACAACTTTTAATGTTCCCAAGGACCCTGCAACAACGGTCGGCAGTGACAccacaaaaacaggaacagaggCTCCTGAAAACAACACCATGACaaccactgaaacaaaaacgTCTAAGGAGAAAGAGCATCAAGTCATTGCTACCTCTCCTGGTAAAGTGCAACAAGGAAATGTCAGCAATGGGGATGGGAAAACAGATGACTATGAGAGTGTCCAGCCAACAGATGAACCTGCTGTTTCTGAAGCCACTCCAGCCTCTACTCCAGAAGTTACCACCATCTCTGTTAAAGCCCCAGCCAAACCTGTAACAGAAGAACCACCTATCTCAGTGTCTAAACCCTTCAGGGAACCGGACACAGACCCAGACCTGCAGCAGACCACCGACAAGGGATCAATGACTGGTTACCCAGATGAGGACAACAATGACGATGATACCTACAGGGACAGCGAGGACACTGAAAGCTTTGGAAACATTAACAGCGAATTTGAAGACGACGAGGATGACGAAGACGATGATGGCAAGGAGCAGACCTTGAACAGGCCCCAGCAATCAGACAGGATCGAGGTGACCCGTTACAAGGGAGCAGACAGCTACAACACAGAGGATGAGGACTCCCACTTCTTCTTTCATCTGGTCATCCTCGCTTTCCTGGTGGCCATCATCTACATCACATACCACAACAAGAGGAAGGTGAGCGTTGGCATGACGACAGCCAGGCAGCTTGTTAGGATGTAGAGGcaggaacaaaaacaaccagATGTGTCCCCAGTTGAACAGCCTCAGCCCAGTGTATTGTTCTGTTCTCCATGTGTACTGTAGAACATATGATCACAACATAGGTCAGTATTCTGGTGAAGAGcacaaaatcttttttctttttaggggCACAAGTTTTTTCTCTGTCAAATCTGCAGAGGAGGGTTTTATAATGCATGTTATACTGGCCTTATGTAAAATTGGGTTTTACAGCTGAAGTAAAGATTCCAATTATGTAGTCTTTCATCTTTTCTGCTAGCCTGTCAACCAGGAAATAATTTTACTTGATCAGCACTTGTACATCAGTCACATTAATTTGATTTCTATCTGAAATTTGCTTCTTTATGTCTTCTTGTTAGATCTTCCTCCTGGCTCAGAGTCGGCGCTGGAAGGACAGTCTGTGTTCCCGCAACAGCGTGGAGTATCACCGCCTGGACCAGAACGTCAACGAAGCCATGCCGTCCCTCAAGATGACTCGAGATTACATTTTCTGATCCGTGCTCAGGAGAGAGGAAATATGTCCAGACCTGGACAGAGCCAGTTGGCCTTCCCTCCTGGCCAGTTGCATTTTCAAGATGCCGTGCTTTGTCGTGGAGCGTGATTGATGCTTTCTCTTGCTTTTCAGGCCAGTTGGAGGGCAGCGGTTTTGTCTTTTGGATAAAATTATGATCAAGATTTTTTTCGTTGTCTGCATAGAGAGATTTTTACTGTTCATCTGTAATTcttatttgttatattttaatgttattttgcatttgtttttctaaattaatAACTTCTTGGGATTtaatattttggtttattagGGGTCtcatatttatctttatttctgAGATTGCTTCAGCCTTATGGTCCCTCTACACctacttttgttttccttctttcataCTGTCTTAATATAGTACAATACTCTGCTTAATTAAACAGTTGATTATTTTCCCCAAGATTATTAAtatgtttctctctcagcagtTAGCCAAGATatgaaatgacacacaaaaaacttTGTTTTCAAAGAACTTGTTGTGTCATGCATACTTTTGTAATGTAAAGGTGTAAGTATGCAAACAAAGCAGCAATCTAGTAGAAGGAGATACACAGATATATATGCAGTCATTCCAAAAACAGTTCGTCATTCATCTTAAAATGGTCTCTGTTTTTCGTAGATATACTATAAGTAAAGTACTGTACgatataaaaaagaaacacgGGTAAAAATTgacttaaaaatataaaactgaaatattccTTAGTGTTTCATATAAGATTAATCAGATGACCATTTTTTAACATCACCTATAATTTCTGTTACGCCTTCACAGAAAATGCATAATAgccttttcattttgatttcacaTTATGTAAGGGATGTAAAATCTCTATGTTATATTGGGAGATTAAGATGCACGTTAACCATTAAGTCAAGGAAGGTGACTACTCTTCAGGCGAGGGGTATTTTCATGTGCTTAAGCCATTTAAATAAAGACAGGTCCTTTATATTGTTCAGGTTAGAATGTACTTTTTATTGCGAggcttttttccctcttcatcaGTTTAAATTTAACTTGTCTTACGCATtacctcttcttctcctgcccAGACTTTGCTATGCAGAAATTCTGGGCCTGGCCCTCTTTGTTTTATGACTTCGGTGAAGTCTCTATCAATCATTTATGATCGTCACTTTTGCAGAAAGTGATGGCTGTGTTCCTTCCTGCTCAATTTTAGTTGCTTCCTATCAAAGTACAAAGTTGGTGGACTGTTGTCTGTTGATCAGAAATTTTGCACGCTCTATGTGGCCTGATGTTCTCTTGagcacccaaaaaaaaaaacataacatttttttgggcACTGACTCTTTCCTGTTCATcacagtcactttttttttcagcctgttgCTGTCTCATGCCTTCAGTTGAATTTCCGTCACTGCCACATGAATCCTTGTTTTTGTTATCAATTTCTTGTCGCCTTCTGCCAGTTGTTTTCATCTTGTCCGTATATAACATACACAGTGGTGTAGATAGATAACGCGATTTGCACTGTGCCATTAAGTCAAACTAACTAGAAGGGTGAGAGATGTCTTGTGTAGAGGTGATGGATCAATACTGCTCTTGCAATCAACAGTAGACACTGTacaatctctttttttttgtcagtaaaGCACAAATTGTGTACAAATTGTGAGTCCTCCATATATCTTTCATTTCTGTGACTGATTTTTCCACATTTGTCCAACTCAAGTGATAAATCTAAGGTACTCTTCTGGTGAATTTCGAGTTGAGTCAGATCAAGATAGTATTTATATCACAGAGCCTTCTGTGATCCAGCTCTTTATGTGGTAAATGCCCAGCTTAACTGTGTTGGCATCACTAACTAGACTGGACACTTTGCTTGCAAGATATTCACTTTGATCTCCTTTGATCACAGTAAGCTCAGAGGTTGTATCCTTTCATTATATCAGTCACAGATGGAGCTGAAAAAAATTGTGGTTAAAGGCTATTACATATTTATAGACCTAAAAGCAGTTGAAAGGTTTTGGAACAGGCAAATCTATATTTAGCA
This genomic stretch from Toxotes jaculatrix isolate fToxJac2 chromosome 12, fToxJac2.pri, whole genome shotgun sequence harbors:
- the c12h5orf15 gene encoding keratinocyte-associated transmembrane protein 2, with product MATCRKMGRNRGDICVIFLLIFVQLFVSGCLSAPVAPSEVGTTSQNSSVVNKGANDTGPSPPEQNATTFNVPKDPATTVGSDTTKTGTEAPENNTMTTTETKTSKEKEHQVIATSPGKVQQGNVSNGDGKTDDYESVQPTDEPAVSEATPASTPEVTTISVKAPAKPVTEEPPISVSKPFREPDTDPDLQQTTDKGSMTGYPDEDNNDDDTYRDSEDTESFGNINSEFEDDEDDEDDDGKEQTLNRPQQSDRIEVTRYKGADSYNTEDEDSHFFFHLVILAFLVAIIYITYHNKRKIFLLAQSRRWKDSLCSRNSVEYHRLDQNVNEAMPSLKMTRDYIF